agtgtcaaagggtgtggcccaaacagtaaaaacaaaacaaaaacaaaaaacaaatctaacCACAAAAAATCTTCTgtagggtcagaatgatagcacagagggtagggtagtTGCCTACCCTGAATAGCATGAGTGCTGCTAGGtaggaccaaaaaataaaaaaaataaaaagtaaaaaaacaaaaataaaaacaaaaaatgatacaaaaggggatcagagagatagcacaacaatagggcacttgccttggacgcAGATCctggatggatagtggttcgaacctggcatcacatatggtccctgagcttaccaggagtgctttctgagtgcaaagcaaggagtaactcctgagcgatgctgggtatgACCGAAAatcaaaactcaaaaaacaaaaaacataaaaaaaaaaaacccaaaccccaaaaaacagACAACTACAATTCCGGTGTTCATTCATGTGAAGCTAATGTTGGGTATCAACTTACTGTTAAATTCAGTAGAAAAAATTGTCTTTCAGAGCATTGCTCccagtttaactttttttttttggaggggcacaactggtgagctcaggggttactcctggctctgtgctcagggatcatatgggatgccaggactcgaacccaggtctgtctggcctgggtcagctgcatgcaaggcaaatgccctactgctgtgctatagctctggccacaGAAGCGACTTCTCAGTGCAGTTAGGAGTACCTGGAGTGTttctgggtttggtccaaaattctcccaggcaaaaaaaaattatcttccttAGAGATCACAACATATGTCTCCGATTGTCCCTGTTTTCAGGTGTAAAAGGTTGAAAATCTTTGATTAAAAGAGTTctgttgtggggccgggcggtggcgctcgaggtaaggtgcctgccttacctgcgctagcctaggagacagaccgcggttcgatcccccggcgtcccatatggtcccccaagccaggagcgacttctgagcgcatagccaggagtaacccctgagcgtcaccgggtgtggcccaaaaacaaaaaaaaaaacaacaaaacaaaacaaaaaaaaagagttctgttGTGGCCAGAGctctagcacagcagtagggtgtttgccttgcatgcagccgattcaggatagaccctggttcaaattccggcatcccatatggtaactgagctcctgccaggattgacttctgagcgcagagccaggaataacgcctgagagccaataaaaaacaaacaaacaaaaaagatgatactaggggagaccagagagatagcacaatgacaatggtagggtatttgccttgcatgcagaccatCCAGGacagttggtggtttgaatcctggcatcccatatggtcccctgagccatccaggagtgatttctgagtgtagagccaggagtaacccctgagcactgctgagtgtgtcccaaccccctcaaaaaatgttttttatgtatagataatttttttgtctttttttttttttgccacacctacggtgctcagaacttactcctgaggactggagcaatagcacagcggtaaggcatttgccttgcacggggctaacacaggatggaccctgctttgaatcctggagtcccatatgggactggagttccccgagcctgccagaagagacttctgaactcagagccaggaataagccctgagcacctgccaggtgtgactccaaataaaaaaaaataaaaaatgaagttacttctggcaggcttagggaaccatatgggatgccagagatctatcctgggtcagctgcatgcaaagcaaatgcctacctgctgtgctatcgctccagccccttataaaagtactttatattgtatatagccttTTGGGTCctgcccagtaatgctcagggctattTGTGgctcagcagcattcaggaattgctgttggtgatgcttgggggaccacataagaTGCCAGACATTGAagctgagttggctgcatgcaaggcaaatgccctactcactgtattttcTGAacctattataaaattaaaaatcttccctagggaggccagagtgatagcacagcagtatggtgtttgccttgcatgcggctgcccaggacatacctaggttcagtccccagcatcccaaatgatcccatgagccaagagcaatttctgaacgcacagccaggaataaaacatGAGCATCAAAGGGcatggcccaaataacaaaaacaaaaacaaaaaccaaacacataAAATCTTCCCTAGGGtcaaagcgatagcacaatgggtagatgGGTGCCTACcctaagtaatccctgaatgctgccaggtgtgaccaaaaaaaaaaaaaaaaaaaaaaaaagatacaagaggggattagagagatagcacaacagtagggcatttgccttggaagcagatCCAGGctggacagtggttggaatcctggcatctcatatagtcccctgagcctaccaggagtgatttctgagcacacagcaaggagtaacttttgagtgctgctgggtgtgacagaaaaaacaaaaacaaaaacaaaaacaaaaaaataaaacaccccaaaaccaaaaaaacgtgCAATTACAATTTTGGTGTTCATTCATGTGAAGCTAATGTTGGGTATCAACTTACTGTTAAATTCAGCAGAAAAAACTGTCTTTCAGAGCACTGATCccagtttaacttttttttttttggaggggcacaactggtgagctcaggggttactcctggctctgtgctcagggatcatttgggatgccaggactcgaacccaggtctgtctggcctgggtcagctgcatgcaaggcaaatgccctactgctgtgctatagctctggccacaGAAGCGACTTCTCAGTGCAGTTAGGAGTACCTGGAGTGTttctgggtttggtccaaaacTCCCCCAGGCAAAAAATATATCTTCCTTAGAGATCACAACATATGTCTCCGATTGTCCCTGTTTTCAGGTGTAAAAGGTTGAAAATCTTTGATTAAAAGAGTTCTGTTGTGGCCAGAGctctagcacagcagtagtgtgtttgccttgcacagattcAGGATGAAcccggttcaaattccagcatcccatatggtaactgcatctgccaggagcgatttctgagcacagagccaggagtaatccctgagcaccaaaaaaaaaaaaaaaaaaaaaaaaaaaaaagatgatactaGAGGAAGGAGACGGGAGAGAGAGCATAATAgttggcatttgccttaaacgcaggccatccaggacagatggtggttcaaatcccggcatcccatatggtctcctgagcctgccaggaacaatttctgagcatagagccaggagtaacctttaagcaaAGCCGGGTTTgaccctaaaaaaagaaaaaaaaaaatacccacctgaaattttgaggccagagcgatCAGATGaaaatggtttgaatccctgcatctgatatggtcccctgagcctgccaggagtgaattctgagtgtaaagccaggaggaacccctgaactctgacgggtgtgaccccaaaaccaaaaaacaaaagaaaacaaaaaattccacctgaaattttggggccagaggcatcccatatggtcccccgagccagtagccatttctgagcgcatcaccaggagtaaaccatgagcatcaaagggtgtggcccaaatagaaaagaaaaacaaaaacaaatcaaaacaaataaacaaaaattcaaaaaacaaaaagaaacccatCCACAAAACATCTTCCCTaaggtcggagcaatagcacagtgggtagggtgcctaccctgagtaacctctgagtgctgccaggtgtgaccaaaaaaaagtaaaaaaaaaaaaaaaaaaaaaagatgatacaagaggggaccagagagatagcacaatagtagggcatttgccttgaatgcatatTCAactggacagtggtttgaatctcggcatcgcatatggttccttgagcctaccaggagtgatttctgtgtgctgtTGTGTGTGAcagaaatcaaaaacaaaacaaaaagcaaacaaaaaaaccaaaacaaaaaaccatacaATTACAATTTGGGTGTTCATTCATGTAAAGCTAATATTGGGTATCAACTTACTGTTAAATTCAGCAGAAAAAAACTGTCAGAGTATTTCTCtcagtttaaattttttggggggacacacctggtgagctcaggcgttactcctggctctgcactcagaaatcacacctggaaggctcaggggaccatatgggatgccaggaatcgaacccaggtctgtctgtcctgggtcagctgcgtgcaaggcaaatgccctactgctgtgctacagtTGTGGCCACAGGAGCGACTTCTCAGTGCAGTTAGGAGTACCTGGAGTGTttctgggtttggtccaaaacTCCCCCAGGCAAAAATTATCTTCCTTAGAGATCACATAAGTCTCCATTGTCCCTGTTTTCAGGTGTAAAAGGTTGAAGATCCTTGATGATTCAAAGAGTTCTGttgagccagagctatagcacagcaatagagcgtttgccttgcatgcagccatttcAGAATAaacccggttcaaatcccgacatcccaaatggtaactgcgtctgccaggagcaatttctgagtgcagagcaagaagtaatcccggaatgccaaaaaaaaaaaaaaataaaaataaaagatgatgatACTagaggagaccagagagatagcacaacagtaggtcatttgccttgcatgcagctgacccaggacagacagacctgggttcgattcctggcatcccatatgacccctaagcacagagccaggagtaacccctgagctcaccaattgtgcccctccaaaaaaaaaaaagttaaaagttatggtcccctgagcctggcaggggcgatttctgaccgcagaaccaggagtaacccctgagcgctgctgggcgtgacacacagaaataaaacacctgaaaatttggggccagagcgagcgtatggaggtggttcgaatcccggcatctgttaaaaaaaaaaaaaaaaaaaaagacttctattggggttggagcaatagcacggcagtggggcatttgccttttacggGGATGATCCAGGGCGGacagacttgagtttgattcctgtaaTCCCATGtagtcacccgagcctgccaggatgagtTATTTTTGGGGAGtgttggtgggggcacaccctgtgatgctcaggggtcactcctggctatgtgctcaaaaatcgctcctccgtgggggaccatatgggacatggtaGGATGCAACCATGGTTCTTCCtagattagcgtgtgcaaggcaaacaccttactgcttgctgGACCGCTCCgtgcccccaggagcaatttctgactgcagagcccagagtaacccttgagcgcagatggtatgacccaaaaacaaaccaaaaaaaaaaaaaagagttctgttGAGGTGCGGTATCGAcagcacagggtagggcatttgccttgcacagggctgaactgcgtttgatctttggcatcatatatggttccctgagcctgccagggtaacTGCTCAGTCAGTACAGAACCAAAGTaacgccctgagcactgccaggtgtgatccataaaacaaacaaacaaaagagcctCCTTGTTGTGTTTCAGACAAGTCATTTCATTCTTCCAGTAACCTGCGAAGGGGCTAGAGATTGGACTAAGATTTCTGATGAAGTCAGAGAGCTActgtggttggttggttggtttgttttcctctttcctttgaaGGCCCAGCAATTCTAAAATGTTAACTGAATATAGCTGTATTGGATTTACAAGATTTCTAGACAAGTAGAACATGGGTGCAAAGCATCCTCGTTTGATAGCTCTAGGAACTGTTTTTAAATCTCAGTTTAAGTCGCTGATTCTTTTTAATCATAAACAAGCAATTCATTCCAAGAGTTCAAACACTATTTTTTGGAATTAGAAttgagattttctttattttttttttttttccttttggttttggaccacccCAGCTGCAGCGCTcgggcattattcctggctctgcactaagaaatcgctcctgccaggtcaggggaccaaatgggatgctgggtttcgaaccatcatctgtcctgagtgcaaggtaagtgccctaccgctatgctggCTCTTTGGtccctgtctttctttttttttttttttttttttgtggtttttgggtcacacccagcagtgctcaggggttattcctggctccaggctcagaaattgctcctggcaggcacgggggggggagggggggaggggaggtggagaccatatgggacaccgggattcgaactgatgaccttttgtatgaaaggcaaacgccttacctccatgctatctctccagcccctgtctttcTGTTTTTAACTCACCATTTGAAATACATTGACCACTGTCTGTTTGGTTATTATCACTAAAGGGGCTATAACACTTCTGGACAAGATTCTGTGTAAATATCTTTATTCTGATCAACTCTGAAAATGTACTGGTAGATTGGTAGATTATATGATAAGACTATTTTGCTAGAATTTGGTACAAATCTCCAGTAAAATCATATGAGTTTGCAACAATTTTGGGgaaatcatttattatttattatatttttttacttgatAGGGACCTGTCCAGGGAACCTATTTCCCTTTGTctggtttatatttatttaagttcaTGGTGCTCTCTTTCATAGTTCACACTACTGTCTGTCAGAAGAATAGTCCATGAGAGTATGACAAGAGAGTGCATTCTGCTGGTGAATATGGTAAGGTATGATAAGAATGTTTCACTCTGCCTCTCTACCCTCATAAATTAGAGATCAACTCTAGTGTTCACAATTTTtgtagacacagaagaaaaagaattctcAGCCTGTTGCTTGGAAGGATCAAGATACATTAAATACTTCATCTGTTACTACATATAATTGTGATGTTGTTTGACTAATAACACTCCTTTGATGAATaaactggagtcccagagatgaGTGACTGAGCTCTGAAGCTCTAAAGTGCAGAAATAAAATGATAGCCCAGCATAAAGTTCATGCTGATTTTCTGGTCTACAGGAACAACGAAATGTATTTCAGCCTCTCTTGAGAACTGGACAAAACTACAGAGATGCTCAAAAGATTCGTAACTATATTAAGAATTAAATGGCCTGGCAGATTTGCCCTGCCAAGCCTGTAAAATTTCACAGGAGTGCTACTATTTCTGGTCAGCAATACAAAGAAACACTTGGCAAATCTCCCCCCAAATTCCCCCGCATACCTGCAGTTTTCTGATTCTAACTATCCTTAGaagagcggcggcggcggcgcgctgCGCATGCGCGGGTCGCTGTGTAATGGTCGAGGAAACCACAGCGGGCGGCCAGCGGGGCGGCGGTAGGTGGAACGGAGCGGGGTCAGCATGGACGAGGACTTGTCGACCACCCTCAAGATCCTCGTCCTCGGCGAGGGTGGCGTGGGGAAGTCGAGCTTGCTCTTGAGGTTCACAGATGATACTTTTGATCCAGAACTTGCAGCAACAATAGGTGTTGACTTTCAAGTGAAAACAATCCCAGTGGATGGAAAGAAGGCCAAACTTGCAATATGGGATACTGCAGGTCAAGAGATTCAGAACATGAACTCCCAGCTATGACAGAGGTGCACAGGTTGTAATATTAGTTTGTGATGTCACAAGGAGAGACACTTTTGTTAAACTGGATAATTGGTTAAATGAATTGGAAACATACTGCACGAGAAATGACATAGTAAACATGCTAGTTGGAAATAAAAGTGACAAGGAAAATCGTGAAGATAGAAATGAAGAACCGAAATTTGCACGAAAATATTCCATGTTGTGTATAGAgttttgagcacaaaaccagagtaactcctgaactacACTAGGTATAGCCCggagcaaaatataaaataaaataaaatgaactaaaataaaataaaaaactaaaataataaaataagataaataaactaaaataataaaacaaaataaaaataaataaataaaccaaataataaaataaaataaaaaataaaatgaaaataaaataaaataattaaaataaaacaataaactaaaataataaaataaaataatgaaataaaagaaaataacaaaataaataaaataaaatgtaaaataaaataataaaagaataaactgaaataataaaataataaacggGTACACAATAACCTAAGGCATGCCTTTTTTTTCAATTccaggctttccatatggtcccccaagccaggagcaatttcttattttggggtcTATGGGCCACACAAGGtgtcactcagaagttactcctggctctgtgcttaaaatgtctccagttttgagggaccgtatgggacaccaaggTCAGATTGAGCCACTCTTCTTTCTAGGGTAGTGTGGGCAAGGAAGATGCCATAGTGCTcatgccacagctctggcccaaagccaggagtaatttcttagcccatagccaggattaacccctgatcggtaccaggtgtggacaaaaaatgcaaaaaaaaaaagaaaaagaaaggaaggaaggaaggaaggaaggaaggaaggaaaagaaagaaagaaagaaagaaagaaagaaagaaagaaagaaagaaagaaagaaagaaagaaagaaagaaagaaagaaagaaagaaagaaaatgttttcagtggTTGAAGCAGTGGAGCatgcagtagggagtttgccacgCATGCAGGAACATAAGAGCAGGGTGATTTGATCAaatggagtcctatatggtcacacaaatcaggagcgatttctgaggatataGCACTGAGGTGCTCAGATGCTGAGCACTACCTCTGaggcacaacacacacacacacacacacacacacacacaaaactgtcTTCCGTGGTCTAGAGAATTGGTGATAGTAGTATTACATTAGAGTTGCACGCGAACACATATGACACCCCGTGGTTTGCTCCACAGGCATTCCATATTATTCTCCAAgcaagaagcaatttttgagcacagagccagtgtaaCTCCTGAGATACACCGGGTGTAACCCgcagcaaaatattaaataaaataaaattaaatgcactCTGATCATTTGAAAtttagagaagaggaaaaggatgaTAGCTTTATGTGTTAGAGAACATGCTTCACATGGTAAAACTCCAGGTTTAATTTCTTGAATGGAGCTCTGTTCTGATGAAGGATTACTACTGAACATTACTAGGTTTGACTCACATCAAACTCTATCCAGATGAAAAACTAAGTACTCTTCAAAAGCGTAAATTGAGGGGTTGGAGAATTagaacagcagcagggcattttccatgcacaagactgaaccaggatggacctgggttttttCCTAGCATCCAGGGGGACTGAACTATGTATGGTCTGTACCTAGTTGAGCTTGTTCAAGCAAAAGGCCTAATGCTTGCGACATCACTCTGTCCCCATATTGAGGCCAGGCTGCGGTTCAACACatgggcatcccatatcattctccaagccaggagccatttctaagcaaATAGCCATGATTTACCCCTGTCACTGGGTATGgtacaagccaggagcgatttctgagcacatagccaggagtaactcctgagcgtcagaGAGTGTAGCCccacatcaaaatatttaataaaattcagtcttataatatacatattagagAAGAGGTACAGgatgatatatttataaattaaagaacATGCTTCATATGGTAAAACCCCAGGTTttacttgccaggagcaatttcattttttaaaatttttcttggttttaagACACAACTGGtaatattcaggagttattcctagctctgtgcttagaaattaaattactcattggggcccggagagatagcacagcggtgtttgccttgcaagcagccgatccaggaccaaaggtggttggttcgaatcccggtgtcccatagggtcccccgtgcctgccaggagctatttctgagcagacagccaggagtcacccctgagcacagccgggtgtgacccccccccaaaaaaaaaaaagaaaaaaaaataaattgctcaaggcttggggaaacatatgagacaccagacgattaaaccaaggtctgtcctagtttaGAGCTTTCAAGCAAAagacttactgcttgcaccatcattCTGTCCCCATCACGAAGCCTCCTTGCATTGCAAGGGTGGTCAATATGGACAGGCTAAGGCATGACAAG
The sequence above is a segment of the Suncus etruscus isolate mSunEtr1 chromosome 8, mSunEtr1.pri.cur, whole genome shotgun sequence genome. Coding sequences within it:
- the LOC126016362 gene encoding ras-related protein Rab-18-like, whose product is MDEDLSTTLKILVLGEGGVGKSSLLLRFTDDTFDPELAATIGVDFQVKTIPVDGKKAKLAIWDTAGQEIQNMNSQL